One window of Vibrio sinaloensis genomic DNA carries:
- the lolC gene encoding lipoprotein-releasing ABC transporter permease subunit LolC, translating to MFHPVSTFIGLRYLRGRSGDRFSRFVSYMSTAGITIGVMSLVTVLSVMNGFEAQLKGRILGVLPQALISEQSGHTERQPQAPDFITQLSTAGAPEPVVQSEAIIQSPTQLSAGLLLGIEPSDNDPIEAHLIAGRLSSLQPGQYQLFIGHTLARAMDVSLGDKVRLMVTSASQFTPLGRIPSQRLFTVAGIYNTGSDVDGQLMLTHIDDAGKLMRMKSGQISGWRLFFEDPFVVSELSNQPLPQGWQWLDWRDQRGELFQAVRMEKNMMGLMLGLIIGVAAFNIISALIMVVMEKQSEVAILKTQGMSDRQVLAIFMVQGASSGVIGALIGGSLGVLLANNLNALLESAGVVLFSVGGELPILINPVQIIIVVVLAIALSLAATLFPSYRASTVKPAEALRYE from the coding sequence TTCAGTCGTTTTGTCTCTTATATGTCCACTGCCGGGATCACCATCGGCGTGATGTCGTTGGTCACGGTTTTATCGGTGATGAATGGTTTTGAAGCTCAGCTCAAAGGACGGATTCTCGGTGTGCTGCCGCAAGCGTTGATCTCTGAGCAATCTGGCCATACTGAGAGGCAGCCTCAAGCGCCCGACTTTATTACTCAGCTTTCAACAGCTGGCGCGCCTGAGCCTGTGGTTCAAAGTGAGGCGATTATTCAAAGCCCAACTCAGTTGAGTGCAGGTTTACTGCTCGGTATCGAGCCCTCTGACAATGATCCTATCGAAGCACATTTGATTGCCGGACGTTTATCTAGCCTGCAGCCGGGTCAATATCAACTATTTATCGGACATACACTCGCCCGCGCAATGGATGTGTCGCTAGGTGACAAAGTTCGTTTGATGGTGACCAGCGCGAGCCAGTTTACGCCGCTGGGCAGAATCCCGAGTCAACGCTTGTTTACTGTAGCGGGCATTTACAATACCGGCTCAGATGTGGATGGCCAGTTGATGCTCACTCATATTGACGATGCGGGAAAACTGATGCGCATGAAATCGGGCCAGATCAGCGGCTGGCGGCTGTTTTTCGAAGACCCATTTGTTGTCAGTGAGCTGAGCAACCAACCTTTACCTCAAGGCTGGCAGTGGCTAGATTGGCGCGATCAGCGCGGTGAGCTGTTCCAGGCGGTACGGATGGAAAAGAACATGATGGGGTTGATGTTGGGCCTGATCATCGGAGTCGCGGCGTTTAACATTATATCCGCGCTTATTATGGTGGTGATGGAGAAACAGTCTGAGGTGGCGATTCTTAAAACCCAGGGTATGAGCGACAGACAAGTTCTCGCAATCTTTATGGTACAGGGTGCCAGCAGTGGCGTGATAGGGGCATTAATCGGCGGCAGCCTAGGCGTGTTGTTGGCCAACAACCTTAATGCCTTGCTTGAGAGCGCTGGCGTCGTGCTATTTTCGGTGGGTGGCGAGCTACCTATCCTGATAAACCCAGTGCAAATCATCATCGTTGTGGTGCTAGCGATAGCGCTAAGCCTAGCCGCCACCTTGTTTCCTTCTTACCGCGCATCCACCGTTAAACCAGCTGAGGCTTTAAGATATGAGTAA
- the lolD gene encoding lipoprotein-releasing ABC transporter ATP-binding protein LolD: MSNLLQCRNVCKTYHEGAHDTQVLKGVSFDLQRGELASIIGTSGSGKSTLLHILGALDDASEGHVTFLGHDLSKLSSNHQAKLRNQHLGFVYQFHHLLADFSALENVAMPLLIGGAKVKAAKAAASELLEKVGLSHRLEHRPSELSGGERQRVAIARALVNSPDLVLADEPTGNLDHATALSIYDLMRELNQESQTAFLVVTHDGELAAKMDRQLHMQDGLLINVEGQ; this comes from the coding sequence ATGAGTAACCTTCTCCAGTGCCGCAATGTTTGTAAAACTTACCATGAAGGTGCCCATGATACTCAAGTACTTAAAGGCGTGAGTTTTGACCTGCAACGTGGTGAGTTGGCCTCCATTATTGGAACATCTGGCTCGGGTAAGAGTACTTTGCTACACATCTTAGGCGCGCTCGATGATGCCAGTGAAGGCCACGTGACTTTTTTAGGTCATGATTTATCTAAACTCAGCTCGAATCATCAAGCTAAGCTGCGCAACCAACACTTGGGTTTCGTTTATCAGTTCCATCATCTGCTGGCTGACTTTAGTGCGCTCGAGAATGTGGCCATGCCACTTCTTATTGGCGGAGCGAAAGTAAAAGCAGCCAAAGCGGCTGCAAGTGAACTGCTGGAAAAAGTTGGCCTAAGTCACCGATTAGAGCATCGACCTTCGGAGTTATCGGGAGGAGAGCGTCAGCGAGTGGCCATCGCGCGTGCTTTGGTCAATAGCCCCGATCTCGTGCTCGCCGATGAGCCAACAGGTAACCTAGACCATGCGACAGCGCTATCTATTTATGATTTGATGCGTGAGCTTAATCAAGAATCGCAAACGGCGTTTTTGGTGGTGACCCACGACGGTGAGCTTGCAGCGAAGATGGACCGTCAGCTGCACATGCAAGATGGTTTACTCATCAATGTAGAGGGGCAATAA
- the lolE gene encoding lipoprotein-releasing ABC transporter permease subunit LolE: MLSSLSLLIGGRFSRAKQRNKMVSFISLSSTIGIAVGVAVIIIGLSAMNGFERELNHRVLSVIAHGEFEGVRGPLTEWPSVVSQVEKHPKIAAAAPFVKFTALAEKGVKLKALEVRGIAPESESRVSSLSEFIDPQVWAEFQAGQQQVILGSGIAALLDVKQGDYLTLMIPTSGATTKVQAPKRVRVKVAGLLTLNGQIDHNLALVPLADAQAYAKMGKGVTGVAVKVTDVLSATQIVREVGNTLNVYVYLRSWQQKYGFLYRDIQLVRTIMYLVMVLVIGVASFNIVSTLMMAVKDRAAEIAILRTMGANDGLVKRIFVWQGVFSGVLGSVAGSVIGVLVALNLTPMIAALEQLLGHQFLSGDIYFVDFLPSQVNGLDVVLVSGTAIVLSLLATWYPASRASKLNPASVLSAK; the protein is encoded by the coding sequence ATGTTGTCCTCGTTATCGCTACTGATTGGAGGCCGCTTTAGTCGAGCCAAACAGCGCAATAAGATGGTGTCGTTTATCTCACTTTCGTCGACCATAGGTATTGCTGTTGGCGTAGCTGTGATCATTATTGGTCTTTCTGCGATGAATGGCTTTGAGCGTGAGTTGAATCATCGCGTACTCTCGGTGATTGCACATGGGGAGTTTGAAGGCGTTCGAGGCCCTTTGACCGAGTGGCCTTCCGTGGTTAGCCAGGTAGAAAAGCACCCCAAAATCGCAGCGGCGGCACCCTTTGTTAAGTTTACCGCCCTGGCAGAAAAAGGGGTGAAGCTCAAAGCACTGGAAGTCAGGGGGATAGCTCCTGAGTCAGAAAGTCGCGTTTCTAGCTTAAGCGAATTTATTGACCCGCAAGTCTGGGCCGAGTTCCAAGCGGGCCAGCAACAAGTGATCTTGGGTAGTGGCATTGCCGCTTTGCTCGACGTGAAGCAGGGCGATTATTTAACCTTAATGATCCCAACCAGCGGCGCGACGACTAAGGTTCAAGCGCCAAAGCGGGTGCGAGTCAAAGTGGCTGGCTTGCTTACGTTGAATGGTCAGATTGACCATAACTTGGCGTTGGTCCCCCTTGCTGATGCACAAGCGTACGCCAAAATGGGCAAGGGTGTAACCGGCGTGGCTGTGAAGGTGACTGATGTGCTCTCGGCCACGCAGATCGTGCGTGAAGTGGGTAACACACTTAATGTTTACGTTTACTTGCGCAGTTGGCAGCAAAAGTACGGTTTTCTCTATCGCGATATTCAGTTAGTACGCACCATCATGTACTTGGTGATGGTATTGGTGATTGGTGTGGCCAGCTTTAATATTGTCTCGACACTGATGATGGCCGTTAAAGACCGAGCGGCCGAGATCGCTATCTTGAGGACCATGGGCGCTAATGATGGCTTGGTTAAACGTATTTTTGTTTGGCAAGGCGTGTTTTCCGGCGTGCTAGGTAGTGTTGCTGGTAGCGTGATTGGTGTGTTGGTCGCACTGAATCTTACGCCTATGATTGCCGCACTTGAGCAGTTGCTGGGCCATCAATTTTTATCGGGAGACATCTACTTTGTCGACTTTTTGCCGTCTCAAGTCAATGGGCTAGACGTGGTGTTAGTGTCCGGCACAGCCATTGTTTTAAGTTTGCTGGCGACCTGGTATCCGGCATCAAGGGCAAGCAAACTTAACCCCGCGTCAGTGTTAAGCGCCAAATAA
- a CDS encoding DUF2062 domain-containing protein, which translates to MPRKFIKRFMPDHEVIKRQKALKIFGNVLYNPNLWCLNRRSAAGAFAVGLFMAFVPLPSQMIMSAGLAIACGVNLPLSVALVWVSNPVTMPVLFYFAYKVGAWTMQVPPQHFHFELSWEFLLHQMSTMGPPFLLGCLICGLASAMLGYFGITALWRYSVVRSWQQRQSRIRSLLKK; encoded by the coding sequence ATGCCAAGAAAATTCATTAAGCGCTTTATGCCTGACCACGAAGTTATTAAGCGTCAAAAGGCACTAAAGATTTTTGGCAATGTGCTTTACAACCCAAACCTATGGTGTTTGAACCGTCGTTCTGCGGCCGGTGCTTTCGCTGTGGGCCTGTTTATGGCTTTTGTACCGCTGCCTAGTCAGATGATCATGTCTGCGGGTCTGGCTATTGCGTGTGGTGTTAATCTGCCCTTATCGGTGGCTCTGGTTTGGGTGAGCAACCCTGTCACTATGCCGGTGCTGTTCTACTTTGCCTACAAAGTAGGCGCTTGGACAATGCAAGTTCCGCCGCAACACTTTCATTTCGAGCTGTCGTGGGAGTTCCTACTGCATCAAATGAGCACGATGGGCCCGCCGTTCCTTTTGGGCTGTTTAATTTGTGGCCTTGCCTCTGCCATGCTGGGTTACTTTGGAATTACGGCGCTGTGGCGCTATTCGGTGGTCAGGAGCTGGCAACAGCGTCAGAGCAGAATAAGAAGCCTACTGAAGAAGTAA